In Toxoplasma gondii ME49 chromosome X, whole genome shotgun sequence, a single genomic region encodes these proteins:
- a CDS encoding DEAD/DEAH box helicase domain-containing protein (encoded by transcript TGME49_223440), producing the protein MQLVLSPLFLLMLSAVREARASLKEHPEAFAFANGRRPKLSVSFFCLSLLFAVARCAPFFAGSACPPPPLLASPSAASAHAVLRSAPPALSASDNNAPGTLCIRIGAPPFSRRTGADRRKPLLPASGSAVTSKWNLLPSFSRLSAFPDFPPHLPLPWLGLSFLDAQPPFSSPSFLFSGLLYAAPPLTTSSWRRRSSNSSWLASSSFPRDRNAFLRLSRFRGRSRPIPSPPERAAQRFRFACTPLDIRGEKAPAATCLRITAAATPFQNSEGLCASSLLASSLLSRPSASSLPSSLSLATSLPSSGLSCARARRSRHCRHSLRGDLAPRLSAVHSPAPERDVARSTRQRRRRATLNLGGKRRSRTGAETGENEEDDADETRDRAHEKGRRECRSVELAATGGDGTAGQKGSEKETNQGTSPSQAEERAAALLKALSRGQRHSAAEKQEREEERIGRTGATKENKSQELNERRREVMARADEKTHALHRPRFGYRDWTRREKAGGRTSERKGSRERITDSLEPEGRTGEGLRLRRNEKAQERGRAAKKRAVDAGFLLADSPSDWDRTFRLREERREDNAAENFWREARRSESTRHCANDFEGELSDGPKRLPARTETSSSSCSSVASSGVRGAGQSSFSSDVLRRGNHAAKGSVCFKEKAVTCLRGPAEQTLASKKSGRDVSRHGALKTEFSESVDEGECERRKDETLLLSLPASAYPPSPLHPGIRLLPHALQSRTAFRHFSGLVDLTTIFPLPPPLPSSPSSPSSLPCSVSEAEQRDIPACGEFPGDAGRLSQREEQTGAGDEGERARKLLSVGAAFATSNQTETAADAPACSPPSSGEDLRFGSLRSRAHAHSEFECGTPAFLGGASAFDAEAFRAIGIRHLSLLSALAQAGISTPTEIQRLTATALLLPKENSARISSHLEASGGGDTQSDFLRVGLPRVWQMEAFTGSGKTLAFLLPVLQEILDRARPVPQKATTPSIEALILAPGRELAAQIYAVCRALISAASLPPQSSPDAAAAAGERQKHDSSQSASSSELGIHALRPFLLVGGANPERQLERLKRQRPNILVATPGRLLSFLSSRRGRMRRLVSLRSCSFLVLDEVDALLEEKCLITSGADEPEPAGASREEGLALCMPGKKGDETGTWPAAGEAPAQMRRVAGCDPRGGSEAPYLNRGEQKREKLERKRRESLERAMHKELEARVSRWEARKRLQLWRERKAQREEEEEILGRLRAERKKDADANVDHGEEASWHVLQELKSRDGRKKVSFAEQERQFHIERAKYLKETEEKLRTKLEAQLAKPVGADRPGALRDVQAIMRHLRTGWHPQQTGGECDKQTETLQREHQSRGGEQEKKQEERSTEPLKQEEAARVEGEQVETKIKNTRTGEFDTTGIRGTPDGAETLSMKGLPLSAPTAAVDEACVDLSSCSPPAPAVSPSLPGTFPEVSLQVPSSPASSSLSSSSNHLRMLLVSATASRLGSTRVRELLRLPPETRVDLLRSNALWNEAEQPVRSISSHSLRPSAENGLPCASNEVEGQDTHAGSLESSPQSTGGLAARRNLIHLYVEASNDDSLRNFRRFLKAEPFEKTLLVFCNKQKTAAWLQQWFAKNEPEVESFLLDGWLDKTRRRSLLRRLLAGPSSLSRDNEAGGKGRTDSEGRVNESRVGTRSAWITTELAARGLDFAGVSVVVNFQLPSDSTHYLHRAGRVGRAGNPGAVISFCRPGEAAIVRRFGRELNVEIHPVRIFHGRLWTVASKEGGDAALPKVGEAAASA; encoded by the exons ATGCAGCTCgtgctgtctcccctcttcttgcTCATGCTCAGTGCCGTGCGTGAGGCGCGAGCCTCTCTCAAGGAGCATCCGGAAGCTTTTGCATTTGCGAATGGCAGGCGACCTAAACTcagtgtctcttttttttgccTCAGCCTTTTGTTCGCCGTCGCCCGTTGtgcgcctttcttcgctggATCTGCCTGCCCACCTCCGCCGCTGCTGGCTTCGCCGTCCGCGGcgtcggcgcatgcagttctccGCTCAGCTCCACCCGCCCTTTCTGCGAGTGACAACAATGCCCCGGGAACGCTTTGCATACGGATTGGCGCTCCCCCGTTTTCTAGAAGGACGGGTGCAGACCGCAGAAAACCTCTGTTGCCGGCTTCTGGGTCTGCTGTCACTTCAAAGTGGAACCTTTTGCCCAGCTTCTCTCGACTTAGTGCCTTCCCTGACTTTCCACCCCATCTCCCCTTGCCATGGTTAggtctttctttcttggaTGCACAgcctccgttctcttctccgtcgtttctcttctctggacTCCTCTATGCGGCGCCTCCACTCACCACAAGCTCCTGGCGGCGTCGTTCCTCCAACTCCTCCTGgctcgcctcctcgtcttttcctcgcGACCGCAACGCGTTCCTccgcctttctcgcttccgtGGGCGCTCACGACCCATACCCTCTCCACCAGAGCGAGCTGCTCAGCGCTTCaggtttgcatgcacgcctcTGGACATTcgcggagaaaaggcgcCTGCAGCAACCTGCCTTCGCATCACCGCCGCCGCCACTCCTTTTCAGAACTCCGAGGGCCTGTGTGCCTCATCACTGTTGGCGTCGTCGTTGCTCTCTCGGCCGTCCGCTTCCTCCTTgccgtcctctctttccctcgcAACAAGTCTGCCCTCTTCGGGACTCAGCTGCGCACGAGCGCGACGCTCCCGCCACTGCCGCCACTCCCTGCGTGGGGACTTGGCGCCTCGTCTTTCCGCTGTACATTCACCAGCGCCTGAGCGAGATGTAGCGCGGAGcacaaggcagagaaggcggagagcaACGCTGAACTTGGGGGGCAAGCGGCGGTCGAGAAcaggcgcagagacaggcgagaacgaagaggacgatGCAGACGAGACACGAGACCGTGCTCACGAGAAAGGCCGACGCGAGTGCAGGTCCGTCGAGCTAGCAGCGACGGGCGGGGACGGCACCGCAGGTCAGAAGGGGAGTGAGAAGGAAACCAACCAAGGGACGTCGCCATcgcaggcagaagaaagagcggcGGCGTTGCTGAAGGCTCTCTCCAGAGGGCAGAGACATAGCgcggcggagaagcaggagcgtgaggaagaaaggatcGGGAGAACGGGAGCGAccaaagagaacaagagtcAGGAACtgaacgaaagaagaagagaagtcaTGGCAAGAGCAGATGAAAAGACGCACGCGCTTCACAGACCGCGCTTTGGATACCGAGACTGGACTCGCCGGGAGAaagcaggaggaagaacgagtgagaggaaagggagtcgagagagaatcACGGACTCACTCGAACCGGAGGGCAGGACTGGAGAAGGTCTGCGACTGAGAAGAAATGAGAAAGCGCAGGAAAGAGGACgagccgcgaagaagcgggCTGTCGACGCTGGTTTCCTTCTCGCAGATTCCCCGAGTGACTGGGACCGGACCTTCAGActtcgagaagagaggagagaagacaacgcgGCAGAGAACTTCTggcgggaggcgcggagAAGCGAGTCCACTCGCCACTGCGCGAACGACTTCGAAGGAGAGTTGTCGGATGGTCCGAAGAGGCTGCCTGCGCGCACGGAGACTTCGTCGAGTTCCTGCTCTTCCGTTGCGTCTTCCGGAGTTCGAGGCGCAGGCCAGTCGTCCTTCTCCAGCGACGTTCTGAGACGTGGAAACCATGCAGCGAAAGGGAGTGTATGCTTcaaagagaaggcggtgACATGCTTGCGAGGCCCTGCAGAACAGACACTCGCGAGCAAGAAATCCGGCAGGGACGTGAGTCGCCACGGAGCGCTCAAGACCGAATTCTCTGAGTCGGTTGACGAGGGAGAGTGCGAGCGGAGAAAGGACGAAACCCTCCTCCTGTCGCTGCCTGCTTCTGCGTAtcctccctcgcctctccacccGGGGATTCGCTTGCTGCCTCACGCTCTCCAGTCACGAACTGCTTTTCGGCACTTCTCTGGACTCGTGGATCTAACCACCATCTTTCCATtgccgccgcctctcccttcttccccttcgtctccttcttctcttccgtgtTCGGTTTCGGAggcggagcagagagacatccCCGCATGTGGAGAGTTCCCTGGAGACGCGGGGCGTCTGAGCCAGagggaagaacagacaggGGCGGGAGACGAGGGGGAGAGGGCAAGGAAGCTGCTTTCTGTGGGGGCTGCCTTTGCGACGTCGAACCAGACAGAAACAGCTGCGGACGCTCCTGCCTGCTCGCCGCCCAGCTCAGGTGAAGACCTGCGTTTTGGGAGCCTCAGATCGAGAGCTCACGCCCACTCAGAGTTCGAATGTGGAACGCCGGCCTTCCTGGGCGGCGCGTCTGCTTTCGACGCTGAGGCCTTCAGAGCGATTGGCATCAGGCACCTGTCCCTCCTGTCGGCCCTTGCGCAGGCAGGGATCTCGACGCCGACGGAAATTCAGCGGCTGACTGCAACGGCGCTCCTTCTCCCCAAGGAGAACTCTGCGCGGATTTCCTCGCATCTTGAAGCGTCTGGGGGCGGCGACACACAGAGCGACTTTCTGCGGGTGGGTCTGCCTCGCGTCTGGCAGATGGAGGCCTTCACAGGGAGTGGCAAGACCTTGGCATTCTTGCTTCCTGTCTTGCAGGAGATCCTCGACAGAGCTCGACCCGTAccacagaaggcgacgacgccttCAATCGAGGCTCTCATTCTGGCGCCAGGCAGAGAACTCGCTGCTCAGATCTACGCAGTCTGTCGAGCGCTCATCTCCGCTGCTTCGTTGCCGCCACAATCAAGTCCAGACGCGGCCGCGGCTgcgggagaaaggcagaaacacGATTCGTCTCAGTCTGCTTCGTCATCTGAACTGGGAATCCATGCGCTGCGTCCTTTCTTGTTGGTGGGTGGCGCAAACCCCGAGCGTCAGTTGGAGCGACTGAAGCGTCAGAGGCCCAACATTCTGGTCGCGACTCCTGGGCGTCtgctgtcttttctgtcgtcGCGGCGGggacgcatgcgtcgtctGGTCAGCCTGCGTTCCTGCTCCTTTCTCGTGCTGGACGAAGTTGATGCTCTGCTGGAGGAGAAGTGCCTCATAACTTCTGGCGCGGACGAGCCGGAGCCAGCTGGCGCttcgagggaagaaggcctagcgctctgcatgccagggaaaaagggagacgaaacaggCACATGGCCAGCGGCCGGCGAGGCACCAGCGCAGATGCGCCGCGTCGCCGGTTGCGACCCCAGAGGCGGTTCAGAGGCACCGTACCTAAACCggggagagcagaagagagagaaactcgagaggaaacgacgagagAGTCTGGAGCGCGCCATGCACAAAGAACTGGAAGCTCGCGTGAGCAGGTGGGAAGCGCGAAAGCGGCTGCAGCtgtggagggagagaaaggcgcagcgcgaggaggaagaggaaatcCTCGGCCGACTCAGGGctgaaagaaagaaggatgCAGACGCGAATGTGGACCACGGGGAAGAAGCCAGCTGGCACGTCTTACAGGAGCTGAAGAGTCGCGACGGCAGAAAGAAAGTATCCTTTgcagagcaggagagacagttcCACATTGAGAGAGCAAAGTACCtgaaagaaacggaagagaaactcAGAACGAAACTCGAGGCCCAACTAGCGAAACCCGTAGGTGCAGACCGACCTGGCGCACTCAGAGATGTCCAAGCCATCATGCGGCACTTGAGAACTGGCTGGCACCCACAACAAACGGGAGGCGAATGCGACAAACAAACAGAGACTCTCCAAAGGGAACACCAAAGTCGGggaggagaacaggagaagaaacaagaggaaaggTCAACAGAGCCGCtgaagcaagaagaagctgcgagggtggaaggagaacaagTGGAGACCAAGATAAAAAATACGAGGACTGGGGAGTTCGACACGACAGGCATACGTGGAACCCCAGACGGCGCGGAGACGCTTTCAATGAAGGGCCTTCCCTTGAGCGCACCGACGGCTGCCGTTGACGAAGCCTGTGTTGATTTGTCGTCTTGCTCTCCCCCTGCCCCCGcagtgtctccctctctgccaGGGACCTTTCCCGAGGTCTCTTTGCAGGTCCCGTcgtctccagcttcttcttctctctcttcttcctccaacCACCTGCGAATGTTACTCGTCTCAGCAACAGCGTCACGCTTGGGGTCGACGCGGGTGCGAGAGCTTCTTCGCTTGCCTCCAGAGACTCGGGTGGATCTTCTTCGGTCTAACGCTCTATGGAACGAGGCTGAGCAGCCAGTGCGCTCCATTTCCTCGCATTCTCTGCGTCCCTCTGCTGAAAATGGGTTACCGTGTGCCTCGAACGAGGTCGAAGGGCAGGATACTCACGCCGGGAGTTTGGAGAGCTCGCCACAGTCGACAGGAGGTCTGGCCGCCAGGAGAAATCTCATCCACTTGTATGTGGAAGCGAGCAACGACGATAGTCTGCGCAATTTCCGAAGATTCCTCAAGGCAGAACCGTTTGAAAAGACACTGCTTGTGTTCTGCAACAAACAG AAAACCGCTGCGTGGCTACAACAGTGGTTTGCGAAAAACGAGCCCGAGGTGGAAAGTTTCTTGCTCGATGGTTGGCTTGACAAGACAAGAAGACGGTCCTTGCTGCGGCGCCTCCTGGCGGGACCCTCCAGTCTGAGCCGAGACAACGAGGCAGGTGGAAAAGGGAGAACTGACAGTGAAGGTCGTGTAAACGAATCGCGGGTGGGCACCAGGTCTGCGTGGATAACGACGGAGTTGGCGGCAAGAGGCTTGGACTTTGCTGGAGTCAGCGTCGTTGTAAATTTCCAGCTTCCGTCAG ATAGCACGCATTACTTGCACCGGGCTGGACGTGTTGGAAGAGCTGGAAACCCAGGAGCTGTGATCTCGTTTTGTCGACCGGGAGAAGCGGCCATTGTGCGACGATTTGGCAGGGAGCTAAATGTTGAAATTCACCCTGTCCGCATTTTCCATGGAAGACTCTGGACCGTTGCCTCGAAAGAGGGTGGAGACGCGGCTCTGCCAAAAGTCGGTGAAGCGGCCGCCTCTGCTTAG
- a CDS encoding hypothetical protein (encoded by transcript TGME49_223430~Signal peptide predicted by SignalP 2.0 HMM (probability 0.889) with cleavage site probability 0.665 at residue 27~Predicted trans-membrane domain (TMHMM2.0):6-29): MMRPTGGPGLLPLQWLLLVVAIGLTLGGIFRPAKATPRLGAIEIELKKTLSRSLTKYGENPHLYTIQNEYHGLLSQSMADGTIWVMYNHCPEGDEFVANEEYRRGRVGSYYIGCEAHFARYDPKTGSRIGSEVVFADFDAYPQQRNQAFFVHGPDDGAHANTIVLGVWAAQCKNVEDVCLCTDGNCGFDRTKNANCSASWRGKPGATYCQSDDWLGGKDGTGWSCGKEKYNVGTLMAPVNGGQIPAKLYLVKLKEDGELIYSKEAFYFDGGQNEATGDFFGKVAKYTDPETKQEVDDWVYGWIFSTNMGNICNYHWGCQGKVYRASDGEQVESRLWCSHCNGRHLGFDDENKRFGFSCGTDGGPGVFFNGNKVIGRGQTENINTAMDNTHRDNHPVVSHFRGDVWLILYKYIATELDSDPTDLRLLQYDAAKKEILFSKVMTETPTISEGGDHHLEKFGDQTWLMVWSAGRRAYAAEIDAWGNYIGDIQDITDYVNLGLQSGWWHWPNGDVGFVGAWDWQGSPYEEDTQCNKCCEMRERYTIEQAADGGRQCPYEDGYIKTRPCKDGNCPKLEFASAEQDYTNENFGPELGIDKNRQTQSEVWTRWGYGGHAWYKVHLSKPSVVSGVNLYTNKDRQQRFGLAVLFYNSEKALIGRCFINLNNMPSGKDTEEPVDKQACRGLQMYGVKTVMLIPEEGGTWSWIFVREIDIFGQPCSC, translated from the exons ATGATGAGGCCCACGGGCGGGCCGGGACTCCTGCCTCTGCAATGGCTTCTGCTAGTGGTGGCCATTGGACTAACCCTTGGAGGGATTTTCCGGCCTGCCAAGGCAACTCCCCGCCTAGGTGCGATCGAGATCGAGCTCAAAAAGACTCTGTCCAGGTCGCTGACGAAGTACGGAGAGAATCCGCATTTGTACACCATCCAAAATGAATACCACGGCCTTCTGAGCCAAAGCATGGCGGACGGCACGATCTGGGTCATGTACAACCACTGcccagaaggcgacgagttTGTCGCAAACGAAGAGTATCGCCGAGGCCGAGTAGGAAGTTACTACATTGGCTGCGAGGCTCACTTTGCCCGCTACGACCCGAAAACGGGCAGCCGAATCGGCTCAGAAGTCGTGTTTGCAGATTTCGATGCATACCCCCAGCAGCGGAACCAGGCGTTCTTTGTGCACGGCCCCGACGATGGCGCACACGCCAACACCATCGTGCTTGGCGTTTGGGCGGCACAGTGCAAAAACGTGGAGGACGTCTGCCTCTGCACGGACGGGAACTGCGGGTTCGACAGGACTAAGAACGCAAACTGTTCAGCTTCGTGGCGGGGCAAACCGGGAGCGACTTACTGCCAAAGCGACGACTGGCTAGGCGGGAAAGACGGCACGGGGTGGTCTTGCGGAAAGGAAAAGTACAATGTGGGCACACTGATGGCTCCAGTGAACGGCGGACAAATCCCCGCGAAGCTCTACCTGGTGAAGCTCAAGGAGGACGGCGAACTGATTTACTCTAAGGAGGCGTTCTACTTCGACGGCGGCCAGAACGAAGCGACGGGGGACTTTTTCGGAAAAGTGGCCAAGTACACGGACCCAGAAACCAAGCAGGAAGTCGATGACTGGGTGTACGGTTGGATTTTCTCAACAAACATGGGCAACATCTGCAACTATCACTGGGGCTGTCAGGGGAAGGTGTACCGCGCcagcgacggagagcagGTCGAGTCGAGGCTGTGGTGCTCGCACTGCAACGGACGCCACCTCGGCTTCGACGACGAAAACAAGCGATTCGGATTCAGCTGCGGAACAGACGGAGGCCCAGGAGTTTTCTTCAACGGCAACAAAGTCATAGGCCGCGGCCAGACGGAGAACATCAACACCGCCATGGACAACACACATCGGGACAACCACCCGGTCGTGTCGCACTTTAGAGGGGATGTGTGGCTGATTCTCTACAAGTACATTGCAACAGAGCTCGACTCGGACCCCACAGATCTGAGGCTGCTGCAGTACGACGCCGCAAAGAAAGAGATTCTGTTTTCTAAAGTCATGACCGAGACACCGACGATCTCGGAAGGCGGTGATCACCACCTGGAAAAGTTCGGCGATCAAACTTGGCTCATGGTCTGGTCGGCTGGCAGACGAGCTTACGCGGCAGAAATCGACGCGTGGGGGAACTATATCGGGGACATTCAAGATATAACGGACTACGTCAATTTAGGATTGCAGAGCGGCTGGTGGCACTGGCCAAACGGGGACGTGGGGTTCGTCGGCGCGTGGGACTGGCAAGGCAGCCCCTACGAAGAGG ACACACAGTGCAACAAGTGCTGCGAAATGAGAGAACGGTACACGATCGAACAAGCAGCAGACGGCGGCAGGCAGTGTCCGTATGAGGACGGATATATTAAAACCCGGCCGTGCAAGGATGGAAACTGCCCCAAATTGGAATTCGCTTCTGCGGAGCAAGATTACACTAACGAGAATTTCGGCCCTGAACTCGGCATTGACAAAAATAGACAAACACAGTCAGAAGTTTGGACGAGGTGGGGCTACGGCGGCCACGCCTGGTATAAAGTGCATTTGAGCAAACCGAGTGTGGTGTCCGGGGTTAACTTGTACACCAACAAAGACCGGCAGCAACGTTTTGGACTCGCCGTCCTTTTCTACAACTCTGAAAAGGCTCTCATTGGCCGGTGCTTCATCAATCTCAATAACATGCCATCAGGCAAAGATACTGAGGAGCCTGTGGACAAGCAAGCCTGTCGCGGCTTGCAAATGTACGGGGTGAAAACGGTGATGCTCATtccggaagaaggaggaaccTGGTCTTGGATTTTTGTTCGTGAGATCGATATCTTCGGTCAACCCTGCAGCTGCTAG
- a CDS encoding DnaJ domain-containing protein (encoded by transcript TGME49_223420), whose amino-acid sequence MYTHFVAGAAWCQLVFLVHRAPDFFSVLSALVFSGRQPVAPDPLSSESKRNTWTKQMGKAQPSPYEILGVAPNASRAEIRAAFFRAARLCHPDKQQQLQRLNDLNGCSLLSEDTNNLKPDPTNAVSDGKSSLPPDRQLDRSGLQSRNPDGATVSVPPDETVHSSRSQGNEKIGGKGRCLADGNAFSSTEAPTRDFIILKQAFDALQLPETRQEVNQALLRRELAHATRVRVSDLQRLDEEIYFFVCRCGEDVPISACELDTRRCPRRSKVPSRSTSDFDAESEDSKVPTSDAREDDVQSGHGLSCEVRGTGRTTPEGRVTCDSDGGKLDEKPRREEQSDGSKRDESGWRKMEKTRCHGAGIEDNVLVKVSCESCSLTICVVDD is encoded by the exons atgtacacccaCTTCGTTGCCGGTGCCGCATGGTGCCAGTTGGTGTTTCTCGTTCATCGGGCGCCAGACTTTTTTTCAGTCCTCTCTGCGCTCGTGTTTTCCGGCCGGCAGCCTGTTGCGCCCGATCCGTTGAGTTCGGAAAGTAAACGGAACACGTGGACAAAGCAGATGGGAAAGGCGCAGCCATCCCCGTACGAAATTCTCGGCGTGGCTCCGAATGCCTCGAGAGCAGAAATACGCGCTGCCTTCTTTCGGGCAGCGCGTCTCTGCCACCCTGAtaagcagcagcagctccaGAGACTGAACGACTTGAACGGCTGCTCGCTGTTGAGCGAAGACACAAATAATTTGAAACCGGATCCTACAAACGCCGTTTCCGATGGCAAGTCATCACTTCCCCCAGATAGACAGCTGGACCGTTCGGGACTTCAGAGCAGGAATCCCGACGGTGCCACTGTTTCCGTACCACCCGATGAGACAGTACATTCGTCTAGATCACAGGGAAATGAGAAAATAGGGGGAAAAGGACGCTGTTTGGCGGACGGGAACGCCTTCAGTTCGACAGAGGCTCCTACTCGGGACTTTATTATTCTAAAGCAGGCATTTGAcgcgctgcagctgccggAGACACGCCAGGAAGTCAACCAAGCCCTTCTTC GGAGAGAGCTTGCTCATGCTACGCGTGTCCGTGTTTCCGACCTCCAGCGGCTCGACGAGGAGATCTacttcttcgtttgtcgATGCGGCGAGGATGTTCCCATCAGTGCATGCGAATTGGACACCAGGAGATGTCCTCGGCGCAGCAAGGTGCCTTCAAGATCCACTTCAGACTTTGATGCTGAGTCTGAAGACTCGAAGGTGCCGACATCCGATGCCCGGGAAGATGACGTTCAGAGCGGACATGGGCTTTCCTGCGAAGTGCGAGGAACGGGGAGGACTACCCCAGAGGGACGAGTGACATGTGACTCAGACGGTGGAAAACTCGACGAGAAACCCAGGAGGGAGGAACAAAGTGACGGATCGAAGCGAGATGAGAGTGGCTGGcggaagatggagaagacaaGGTGTCATGGAGCTGGCATTGAGGATAACGTGCTGGTAAAAGTTTCATGTGAAAGCTGCTCGCTAACGATCTGCGTAGTTGATGATTAG
- a CDS encoding eukaryotic initiation factor-4E, putative (encoded by transcript TGME49_223410): MAAKFLSFNQELNEAVDLKDWVKEEPVPDEPLPLRYVWHVWEQVQQDDRSKEYSDNTRDLAAFDTVQKFWQLWSFIPQPSELLDHKRMVRQDKNGRSHVVDAVMIFKEGIKPMWEDPRNATGGHFEYRLSFPQMSAGQIDEYWNNLVLGLIGSTVEGSDHITGVRLVDKLSQGRHSCIRIEVWYSKLPSREVQDALLKEINKCMATKIDGSVGTLPRADVKSHGK; encoded by the exons ATGGCAGCCAAATTCCTCTCTTTCAATCAGGAACTGAATGAGGCTGTTGACCTCAAGGACTGGGTGAAGGAG GAGCCGGTTCCAGACGAACCGCTTCCTCTGCGGTATGTCTGGCATGTTTGGGAGCAAGTGCAGCAGGACGACCGATCCAAAGAGTACTCAGACAACACCCGGGATTTGGCAGCCTTCGATACTGTACAG AAATTTTGGCAGCTGTGGTCATTCATTCCCCAGCCGAGCGAGCTTCTGGACCATAAACG GATGGTCAGGCAGGACAAGAACGGTCGGAGCCATGTCGTCGATGCTGTTATGATTTTCAA GGAAGGAATCAAGCCAATGTGGGAGGATCCCCGGAATGCGACTGGGGGTCATTTTGAGTATCGCCTTTCTTTCCCGCAGATGAGTGCAGGACAGATTGACGAGTACTGGAACAATTTGGTCCTTGGCCTTATCGGCAGCACTGTCGAAGGCAGCGATCATATCACTGGTGTCCGTCTG GTAGACAAACTCAGTCAAGGGCGTCATTCCTGCATCAGAATTGAAGTCTGGTACAGCAAGTTGCCAAGCAGAG AGGTTCAGGACGCTCTGCTGAAAGAAATCAACAAATGCATGGCAACCAAAATT GATGGAAGCGTCGGTACGCTTCCAAGGGCGGACGTCAAGAGCCACGGAAAGTAG
- a CDS encoding hypothetical protein (encoded by transcript TGME49_223400~Signal peptide predicted by SignalP 2.0 HMM (probability 1.000) with cleavage site probability 0.986 at residue 24), which translates to MRQLILLCTTVLLLLLSSTPRANAQDEDDDEDEQVEPDQTEDFSEEDEDSEQQMNKPASYMEPSISPAGFVHSNKWRRFRDRLDPTTLRGDTAPERSFRNLVRHYYDVTEESYPKPE; encoded by the exons ATGAGGCAGCTTATCCTACTTTGTACAACTGTACTATTACTACTGCTTTCCAGCACGCCGCGAGCCAACGCACAAGATGAGGACGATGATGAGGACGAGCAGGTCGAACCTGACCAGACTGAAGATTTTTCTGAGGAGGATGAAGACTCTGAACAACAGATGAACAAACCTGCGTCTTACATGGAGCCAAGCATAAGTCCGGCAG GCTTTGTTCACTCGAACAAGTGGCGGCGGTTTAG GGACCGCCTCGACCCTACCACGCTTCGTGGCGATACTGCGCCTGAGAGGTCATTTCGAAATCTTGTCAGAC ATTACTATGATGTCACAGAAGAAAGCTATCCGAAACCCGAATGA